A genomic window from Parvularcula sp. LCG005 includes:
- the amt gene encoding ammonium transporter — protein MKLKQFAVAAGLSAAIGIWASPAMAQSAEEVTFVFNSLLFLIGGFLVMFMAAGFCMLEAGLVRTKNVADICLKNMVLYAVAGIMFYLVGYNLMYDGVDQFFGSFTTWGPSEVASDEVIALDTGYSAASDWFFQMVFVATAASIVSGAVAERVKLFPFLIFTVVLTSIIYPVVGAWKWGGGWLDQANFQDFAGSTIVHSVGGWAALVGVLILGPRIGKFTDGRVTPMPGSNLPLATLGTFILWLGWFGFNGASQLALGSAADAVAVSQIFANTNMAAAGGVVAATLLTKVLYKKVDLTMVLNGALAGLVSITAEPLTPAIWEAILIGAAGAVLVTFAIPMLDKFKIDDVVGAIPVHLIAGIFGTLIVPATNGDASFIAQITGVAAVAAWVIPTSAIVWFALKLTLGIRMTAEDEMAGGDIAELGLEAYPEFVDRAPSGYAPDAAAKA, from the coding sequence ATGAAACTGAAACAATTCGCAGTCGCGGCTGGCCTTTCGGCTGCCATCGGCATCTGGGCATCCCCCGCCATGGCGCAAAGCGCTGAGGAAGTGACTTTCGTCTTCAACAGCCTGTTGTTCCTGATCGGCGGCTTCCTCGTCATGTTCATGGCCGCAGGCTTCTGCATGCTCGAAGCGGGCCTCGTCCGCACGAAGAACGTGGCGGATATCTGCCTGAAGAACATGGTTCTCTATGCTGTGGCCGGCATCATGTTCTACCTCGTCGGCTACAACCTGATGTATGACGGCGTTGACCAGTTCTTCGGCTCTTTCACGACGTGGGGGCCGTCTGAGGTCGCCAGCGACGAGGTGATCGCCCTTGATACCGGCTATTCGGCTGCGTCCGACTGGTTCTTCCAGATGGTGTTCGTTGCGACAGCCGCATCGATCGTTTCCGGTGCTGTGGCCGAGCGGGTCAAGCTGTTCCCGTTTCTGATCTTTACGGTCGTTCTGACCTCCATCATCTACCCTGTCGTAGGGGCGTGGAAATGGGGCGGCGGCTGGCTCGACCAAGCCAATTTCCAAGACTTTGCCGGCTCGACCATCGTGCACTCGGTTGGCGGTTGGGCCGCGCTTGTGGGCGTGCTCATTCTTGGTCCCCGGATTGGCAAGTTCACCGACGGTCGCGTGACCCCCATGCCGGGCTCAAACCTGCCGCTCGCCACACTGGGTACGTTTATCCTCTGGCTCGGCTGGTTCGGTTTCAACGGCGCATCGCAGCTGGCCCTGGGTTCAGCGGCTGACGCGGTCGCGGTCTCGCAGATCTTTGCGAATACCAACATGGCTGCTGCCGGTGGCGTGGTTGCCGCGACCCTGCTGACGAAGGTTCTCTACAAGAAGGTCGACCTGACCATGGTGCTGAACGGCGCGCTGGCCGGTCTCGTCTCCATCACGGCCGAGCCGCTGACCCCTGCCATCTGGGAAGCGATCCTGATCGGTGCCGCTGGTGCTGTCCTCGTGACCTTCGCCATTCCGATGCTCGACAAGTTCAAGATCGACGATGTCGTTGGCGCCATTCCGGTTCACCTGATTGCCGGTATCTTCGGGACATTGATCGTGCCGGCCACCAACGGTGATGCGAGCTTCATCGCCCAGATTACAGGTGTTGCAGCTGTTGCGGCTTGGGTCATCCCGACCAGCGCCATCGTCTGGTTCGCTCTGAAGCTGACGCTCGGCAT
- a CDS encoding P-II family nitrogen regulator — protein sequence MKLITAIITPQKLDDVREALSTLSVSGLTVSDVRGFGRQKGHREVYRGAEYEVQFTPKLKIEIAVPASLEQQVVETIVEAANTGRIGAGKVFVQPLERAVRIRTGEQGEQAL from the coding sequence ATGAAGCTCATTACTGCGATAATTACGCCCCAGAAGCTGGATGACGTGCGTGAGGCACTGTCTACGCTCTCCGTGTCGGGCCTGACTGTGTCCGACGTCCGCGGCTTCGGTCGCCAGAAGGGACATCGCGAAGTCTATCGTGGTGCCGAATATGAGGTCCAGTTCACGCCGAAGCTGAAGATCGAGATCGCCGTTCCGGCGTCGCTTGAGCAGCAGGTCGTGGAAACCATCGTCGAGGCGGCCAATACGGGCCGGATCGGCGCCGGCAAGGTTTTTGTCCAGCCGCTGGAGCGCGCGGTGCGCATCCGGACGGGCGAACAGGGCGAGCAAGCCCTTTAA
- the proB gene encoding glutamate 5-kinase, whose amino-acid sequence MSHTESDTPPAELDAAAALASARRVVVKIGSSLLTTDADGRRPLDLTVLAADAIKALGPNGDLCFVSSGAVALGRQHQIEAGMTVADKQALAAIGQIDLMVQWRAALAAVGRKAAQILLTPEITERRRRYLNARASLRTLLDWGIIPIINENDVVATTGLRYGDNDRLAAMAAGLVDADTVVLLTDVDGLYTDNPAKNPDAKHVSLVKPEYLTRIDKSGMDPGSSVGTGGMASKIDAARLATSWGLRVIITSGRTPEPFSAIANGSARATVFEAARPMVPARRRWLAGLTPTGGIAHVDEGALKALREGKSLLAVGVSRIDKPFEEGDVVSVVAPNGKPVGFGLAKASSTAIENRSVKIAFHRDDFVLEMDSQ is encoded by the coding sequence GTGAGCCATACCGAAAGCGATACCCCCCCAGCAGAGCTTGACGCCGCCGCGGCCCTTGCCTCGGCGCGACGCGTTGTTGTCAAAATTGGATCGTCACTTCTGACCACCGATGCTGATGGTCGGCGCCCGCTGGACCTTACCGTCTTGGCGGCGGACGCCATCAAGGCCCTCGGCCCGAACGGTGACCTGTGTTTCGTCTCATCCGGTGCCGTGGCGCTTGGCCGCCAGCACCAGATCGAGGCGGGCATGACCGTTGCCGACAAACAGGCCCTCGCCGCGATTGGCCAGATCGACTTGATGGTGCAGTGGAGAGCCGCCCTGGCTGCCGTTGGCCGCAAGGCCGCGCAAATCTTGCTGACACCCGAAATCACCGAACGCCGCCGGCGGTACCTGAACGCACGGGCCAGCCTGCGCACTCTTCTTGATTGGGGTATCATCCCGATCATCAATGAGAATGACGTGGTGGCCACCACCGGCCTGCGATACGGCGATAATGACCGCCTGGCCGCCATGGCGGCTGGTCTGGTAGATGCCGATACGGTCGTCCTGCTGACCGATGTTGATGGCCTTTATACCGACAACCCCGCCAAGAACCCGGACGCCAAACACGTCTCGCTGGTCAAACCGGAATATCTGACCCGTATCGACAAGTCAGGGATGGATCCGGGATCGTCTGTGGGCACGGGCGGGATGGCCAGCAAGATCGATGCGGCGCGCCTGGCGACCTCATGGGGCCTGCGCGTCATCATCACCTCAGGCCGGACGCCCGAACCGTTCAGCGCAATTGCCAATGGCTCAGCACGGGCCACGGTGTTCGAAGCGGCACGCCCCATGGTGCCGGCCCGTCGGCGCTGGCTCGCAGGCCTGACCCCCACGGGCGGGATTGCCCATGTGGACGAGGGTGCGCTGAAAGCGCTGCGCGAAGGCAAGAGCCTTCTCGCGGTCGGCGTTTCGCGCATCGACAAGCCATTTGAAGAGGGTGACGTCGTCTCGGTCGTCGCCCCGAATGGCAAACCGGTTGGCTTTGGCCTGGCGAAAGCCAGCTCCACAGCCATTGAGAACCGGTCCGTGAAGATTGCTTTTCACCGGGACGACTTTGTACTGGAGATGGATTCACAATGA
- a CDS encoding glutamate-5-semialdehyde dehydrogenase, whose amino-acid sequence MTDEITTLVGQLGKDARAAGRILATLPADKRREGILALADAVDARKNDILEANQKDLDAGAHLSDAMKDRLALDEGRLDGAVEGLRMVANLDDPVGSVIAEWDRPNGLHIERVRMPMGVIAVIYEARPMVTVDAASLCMKSGNAVILRPGSDSLHTSRMLGEIMASAFESAGLPKAAAQVVPTPDRAAVGEILKGAGGNIDVVVPRGGRSLVERVQNEARVPVIGHLEGLCHVYLDKDADADMARDIIVNAKMRRTGVCGSAETVLIDRAVASRLVPLVTEALSAAGCEIRGDQDSQVFDDRIKAAEEADWTTEYLGPTIAMAVVDGVEGAIDHIAVYGSGHTESIVTDNQDTADRFQAAVDSSIVMHNASTQFADGGEFGMGAEIGIATGRLAPRGPVGAEQLCTYKYLVKGNGQTRP is encoded by the coding sequence ATGACGGACGAGATCACGACCTTGGTCGGCCAGTTGGGCAAGGATGCCCGTGCCGCCGGCCGTATCCTCGCAACACTACCGGCAGACAAGCGGCGCGAAGGCATTCTGGCCCTCGCCGATGCGGTGGACGCGCGCAAGAACGACATTCTGGAAGCCAATCAGAAGGACCTCGACGCGGGCGCCCATCTGTCCGATGCCATGAAGGACAGGCTGGCTCTGGACGAGGGCCGTCTTGACGGCGCGGTCGAGGGTCTGCGCATGGTCGCCAATCTCGATGACCCCGTCGGCAGCGTCATCGCCGAATGGGATCGACCCAATGGCCTGCATATCGAGCGCGTGCGAATGCCGATGGGCGTCATCGCCGTGATCTATGAGGCCCGCCCCATGGTCACGGTCGATGCGGCATCTCTTTGCATGAAGTCCGGCAACGCGGTGATCCTGCGGCCCGGCTCCGACAGCCTGCACACATCGCGCATGCTGGGCGAGATCATGGCATCAGCCTTTGAAAGCGCGGGCCTGCCCAAAGCTGCGGCGCAGGTGGTGCCAACACCGGACCGTGCTGCAGTGGGTGAAATCCTCAAAGGCGCGGGCGGCAATATTGATGTGGTTGTCCCAAGAGGCGGCCGCTCTCTCGTCGAGCGCGTGCAGAACGAGGCCCGTGTGCCGGTGATCGGCCATCTCGAAGGCCTTTGCCACGTCTATCTCGACAAGGATGCCGACGCCGACATGGCCCGCGATATCATCGTCAACGCCAAGATGCGCCGCACCGGCGTTTGCGGCTCAGCAGAAACCGTGCTGATCGATCGGGCCGTGGCGTCCCGCCTCGTACCATTGGTCACGGAAGCCCTGAGCGCTGCGGGATGCGAAATTCGCGGCGATCAGGACAGCCAGGTGTTCGACGACCGGATCAAGGCGGCCGAAGAGGCAGACTGGACCACAGAATATCTCGGCCCCACGATTGCCATGGCGGTGGTCGACGGTGTCGAAGGCGCCATCGACCACATTGCCGTTTACGGCAGCGGTCATACTGAAAGCATTGTGACGGATAATCAGGATACGGCAGACCGTTTTCAGGCCGCCGTGGACAGCTCCATCGTCATGCACAACGCCTCCACCCAGTTCGCCGATGGTGGTGAATTCGGGATGGGCGCGGAGATCGGCATTGCCACGGGTCGTCTGGCGCCCCGCGGCCCGGTCGGCGCCGAACAGCTGTGCACGTATAAATATCTGGTTAAAGGCAATGGCCAGACCCGGCCATGA
- the rmuC gene encoding DNA recombination protein RmuC has translation MKSILKSVGNVLDAPIPMEEEMARAEAQLRNISGQASDGFFSQYGLWIFFVVVAAIVGIMLLMIAGRYRRQRTGVETQASPLFEFEGDDEMSDNRRYPADDGEFAEVIFDDPQPYATDAEADTVDHDEDSSPIDWSDEGETPFETVSADDIGDVEIDEAEVEHPNVVPLRSEETELETAELDEDDVTIDVDEEEPADEIEEEEPEQRRYSFAGGREKVENNATFVRPSPEPDLPKHGPYAAGLSTDDYGRPFVAPFIRDDIEKAERRQSQRIDSMRAEFTDQFEMLKSEQSSRLDLVISAIDRKLESLDKRHASSMPIADQSLEMGRNVTTLGQQVDRISSAIEGQGQRIRAITQILETRFAEVGLVHSEVKSVFDEIKSVRADLSATGVKLGAMGNDMDEVKEHFGRLERAILDRAAQDSAVTVRLADVIRGTLPEGSYSFGATLTNGETADCLISFDGLREKIAIDAGFPMEAFHELPSRDAVRRNLPQAKGAEDGFRRAILRAILEAADRCIAPNETADSCILFLPSEAAYTILHDRFPDLVRDSQRARVWLVSPSTLMGTLHLIRNLLPDADDLEQRSSRASAQASKKEEDERLRQEVTALRRRSAHLSEELERTRGTLRGLISSADQPVEDDDRPADDDLYASDYRDASVKELAEEMAEQHRFDGTPDWQQGSGREKKPTARFDDDRPDPLR, from the coding sequence ATGAAGAGTATCTTGAAAAGCGTCGGCAACGTGCTTGATGCGCCAATCCCGATGGAAGAGGAAATGGCGCGCGCCGAGGCGCAATTGCGCAATATTTCCGGCCAGGCGTCGGATGGATTTTTCAGTCAATACGGCCTTTGGATCTTCTTTGTGGTGGTGGCAGCCATTGTCGGCATCATGCTGCTGATGATCGCCGGACGCTATCGCCGCCAGCGCACGGGCGTTGAAACCCAGGCTTCTCCGTTGTTCGAGTTCGAAGGGGACGATGAAATGTCAGATAATCGACGCTACCCGGCCGATGACGGTGAGTTTGCTGAAGTCATCTTCGATGATCCTCAACCCTACGCCACAGATGCCGAGGCCGATACTGTAGACCATGACGAGGACAGCTCGCCGATCGACTGGTCCGATGAGGGGGAGACACCGTTCGAGACCGTGAGCGCAGATGACATTGGTGACGTCGAAATCGACGAGGCCGAGGTCGAGCACCCCAATGTCGTGCCGCTTCGTTCCGAAGAAACCGAGCTTGAAACCGCAGAACTCGATGAGGATGACGTCACGATTGACGTCGATGAGGAAGAGCCTGCGGACGAGATTGAGGAAGAAGAGCCGGAACAGCGCCGATATTCTTTCGCTGGTGGTCGGGAAAAGGTCGAAAACAACGCAACCTTTGTGCGTCCATCGCCAGAACCCGACCTGCCAAAACATGGCCCCTATGCGGCTGGGCTGTCGACCGACGATTATGGCCGGCCATTCGTTGCGCCGTTCATCCGCGATGATATTGAAAAAGCAGAGCGGCGTCAGTCCCAGCGGATCGACAGCATGCGCGCTGAATTCACCGATCAGTTCGAAATGCTGAAAAGTGAGCAGTCATCAAGGCTGGATCTTGTGATCTCCGCGATCGACCGCAAGCTGGAAAGCCTCGACAAACGTCACGCCAGTTCCATGCCGATTGCTGATCAGTCCCTTGAGATGGGCCGCAATGTCACGACATTGGGCCAGCAGGTGGACCGGATCTCTTCGGCCATTGAAGGGCAGGGACAGCGTATCCGTGCGATCACGCAGATCCTTGAAACGCGCTTTGCCGAAGTGGGCCTTGTCCATTCCGAGGTCAAATCCGTGTTCGACGAGATCAAATCGGTCCGTGCAGACCTTTCGGCCACCGGCGTGAAGCTGGGCGCCATGGGCAATGACATGGACGAGGTCAAAGAACATTTCGGGCGCCTTGAACGGGCGATCCTTGACCGCGCAGCACAGGACAGTGCCGTGACCGTTCGCCTCGCGGATGTGATCCGCGGCACCTTGCCTGAAGGCAGCTATTCGTTCGGGGCTACACTGACGAATGGTGAAACCGCTGACTGCCTGATCAGCTTTGACGGCCTGCGCGAGAAAATCGCCATCGATGCGGGCTTCCCGATGGAGGCCTTCCACGAGTTGCCATCCCGCGATGCGGTCCGTCGCAACCTGCCACAGGCCAAAGGCGCAGAGGACGGCTTCCGCCGCGCCATTCTGCGGGCCATTCTTGAGGCCGCCGATCGCTGCATCGCGCCAAATGAGACGGCCGATAGCTGCATCCTGTTCCTGCCGTCTGAAGCGGCGTACACGATCCTGCATGACCGCTTCCCGGATCTGGTGCGCGACAGCCAACGCGCCCGTGTCTGGCTTGTGTCGCCATCGACCCTGATGGGAACACTGCACCTGATCCGCAATCTGCTTCCGGATGCTGATGATCTTGAGCAGCGCTCGAGCCGTGCTTCGGCCCAGGCCTCCAAGAAGGAAGAGGATGAGCGCCTGCGCCAGGAAGTCACCGCCCTTCGTCGCCGTTCGGCACACCTGTCCGAAGAGCTGGAGCGGACGCGCGGCACCCTGCGCGGGTTGATCTCATCCGCCGACCAACCGGTTGAGGACGATGATCGTCCCGCCGATGACGATCTCTACGCGTCGGATTATCGCGATGCGTCGGTCAAGGAGCTGGCCGAAGAAATGGCCGAACAGCACCGCTTTGACGGTACGCCGGACTGGCAGCAGGGAAGCGGCCGGGAAAAGAAACCCACCGCCCGGTTCGATGATGACCGGCCTGACCCGCTCCGGTAA
- the def gene encoding peptide deformylase, translated as MSIRPILTAPDPRLREISKPVSEVTDELRALMDDMLETMYDAPGIGLAAIQVGVPLRIIVMDLADKDEPPQPRYFVNPVIRDPSDDLQPYEEGCLSVPDFYDEVERPARCVVDYVDYNGNAQTLEAEGLLAVCIQHEMDHLEGVLFIDHLSRLKRERIMKKLKKERLAAAY; from the coding sequence ATGTCCATTCGTCCCATATTGACCGCCCCTGATCCGCGCCTGCGCGAAATTTCCAAACCCGTCTCCGAGGTGACGGACGAACTGCGCGCCCTGATGGATGACATGCTGGAGACCATGTATGATGCCCCCGGCATCGGTCTCGCCGCCATCCAGGTCGGTGTCCCCTTGCGGATAATCGTGATGGACCTCGCCGACAAGGACGAGCCGCCACAACCCCGCTACTTCGTGAACCCCGTCATCAGAGACCCGTCAGACGACCTGCAGCCTTATGAAGAAGGGTGCCTGTCGGTGCCGGACTTCTATGACGAAGTTGAACGTCCCGCTCGTTGCGTGGTTGATTATGTCGATTACAACGGCAATGCGCAAACGCTTGAAGCGGAAGGCCTGCTGGCGGTCTGCATTCAGCATGAAATGGACCACCTCGAGGGTGTCCTGTTCATCGACCATCTGTCGCGCCTGAAGCGTGAGCGGATCATGAAAAAACTGAAGAAAGAGCGGCTGGCCGCCGCCTACTGA
- the fmt gene encoding methionyl-tRNA formyltransferase, producing the protein MRLIFMGTPAFAVPSLASLVANGHEVAAVYTQPPRPAGRGHKLTPSPVHAFALEHGLEVRTPENFKASEDREAFAALGAEVAVVVAYGLILPRAILEAPELGCINVHASLLPRWRGAAPIQRAIMAGDRHTGVQVMQMEKGLDTGPILLSETVPIDPHMTADKLTDHLSHVGAELLPRALAALSRGGIVPHPQSEDGITYASKIDSAEAVVDWTRPAAEVDAHIRGLSPFPGAKTQLLREGNDPVRLKLVLSQGGDTPSSAAPGTIVSAGNEGIDVAAGDGQTVRLLTLQREGKAAQPASEFLRGMPIKPGDRLG; encoded by the coding sequence ATGCGCCTGATTTTCATGGGGACGCCGGCCTTTGCCGTGCCCTCCCTCGCGAGCCTGGTTGCGAATGGGCATGAAGTCGCTGCGGTCTATACCCAACCCCCGCGACCAGCGGGCCGTGGCCACAAGCTCACCCCGTCGCCGGTCCATGCCTTCGCGCTTGAGCACGGGCTGGAAGTGCGGACACCAGAGAACTTCAAGGCCAGCGAAGATCGTGAAGCGTTTGCCGCCTTGGGCGCGGAAGTGGCCGTGGTTGTCGCGTATGGCCTGATCCTGCCTCGCGCCATTCTCGAAGCGCCCGAGCTTGGCTGCATCAACGTTCACGCTTCCCTTCTGCCCCGCTGGCGGGGGGCTGCGCCGATCCAACGGGCGATCATGGCGGGCGACCGCCATACGGGCGTGCAGGTCATGCAGATGGAGAAAGGGCTCGATACAGGCCCGATCCTCCTGTCCGAGACCGTGCCGATCGATCCGCATATGACCGCTGACAAGCTGACGGATCATCTTTCCCATGTGGGTGCAGAGCTGCTGCCCCGGGCGTTGGCGGCCCTCTCCCGCGGCGGTATTGTACCGCATCCGCAATCAGAAGATGGCATTACCTACGCCTCCAAGATCGATAGTGCCGAAGCGGTCGTTGACTGGACCCGACCAGCGGCTGAAGTCGACGCCCATATCCGGGGCCTGTCGCCATTTCCGGGCGCCAAGACACAGCTTCTCCGGGAGGGCAACGACCCTGTCCGCCTCAAGCTCGTCCTGTCACAAGGCGGTGATACCCCATCGTCCGCTGCACCCGGCACCATTGTCAGTGCTGGCAATGAGGGTATCGATGTGGCGGCTGGCGACGGACAGACCGTTCGGCTGCTGACCCTCCAGCGCGAGGGCAAGGCGGCGCAGCCGGCTAGCGAATTTCTGCGCGGGATGCCGATCAAACCTGGCGACCGCCTGGGCTGA
- the truA gene encoding tRNA pseudouridine(38-40) synthase TruA: protein MPRYRIDIEYDGTGLVGWQRQDNGPSVQQAIEAAGAALSGAASPVYAAGRTDAGVHAIAMTAHIDLQKAFPTDTVRDGLNAHLRDHRITVLEAAAVDDDFHARFSCTGRHYRYRLVDRRSPPALEQNRVWHVRHALDHEKMQAAASALLGLHDFTTYRSAHCQAKSPVKTLTQFDVERVDGEVVCRLHAPSFLHNQVRSLVGTIAQVGLGRQGVDWPRQMLDACDRTLCGPVAPASGLYFVKADYPA from the coding sequence ATGCCGCGCTATCGCATCGACATCGAATATGACGGGACCGGCCTCGTCGGCTGGCAGCGGCAGGACAATGGCCCCTCCGTGCAGCAGGCGATCGAGGCAGCCGGTGCGGCGCTCAGTGGCGCGGCTTCACCCGTCTATGCTGCCGGACGGACCGATGCCGGTGTCCATGCCATTGCCATGACAGCGCACATCGACCTGCAAAAGGCCTTTCCGACCGATACAGTCAGAGACGGCCTGAATGCCCATTTGCGGGATCACCGGATCACGGTTCTTGAGGCCGCTGCCGTCGACGACGACTTCCATGCACGCTTTTCCTGTACCGGGCGGCATTACCGCTATCGCCTGGTGGATCGGCGGTCGCCCCCGGCCCTCGAACAGAACCGGGTCTGGCATGTGCGACATGCCCTCGACCACGAAAAGATGCAGGCCGCCGCCAGTGCCCTACTGGGCCTGCACGACTTCACGACCTACCGATCGGCCCATTGCCAGGCCAAGAGTCCGGTAAAAACGTTGACGCAATTCGATGTGGAACGGGTCGATGGCGAGGTTGTCTGCCGACTGCACGCGCCGTCATTCCTGCATAACCAGGTGCGGTCTCTTGTTGGCACCATCGCGCAGGTGGGACTGGGGCGGCAGGGCGTGGACTGGCCGCGCCAGATGCTGGACGCCTGCGACCGGACCCTTTGCGGGCCGGTGGCCCCGGCCAGTGGGCTCTATTTCGTGAAGGCGGATTACCCCGCCTAG
- the truB gene encoding tRNA pseudouridine(55) synthase TruB translates to MARRKKGRAVDGWLVLDKPYDMGSTEAVSKLRWLFDAQKAGHAGTLDPLATGILPIAFGEATKTVSFIQDGLKTYRFTARWGASTTTDDLEGDVLETSDHRPSKADILDILPEFTGTIEQRPPAFSAIKIDGERAYDLARDGEAVVPPAREVTIHSLRLVDCTSADEAVFEAVTGKGTYVRAVVRDMAEALGTRAHVSALRRTAVGPFTEDMAVTFEELTGRDALARLEPGDRNVDRYDDHLTGIEQAMTEYPSVSIGRSEAARLSSGGAAILPIAQVGPIRNGQADDIEPVLAMEGDRPIALCRLEGLKLLPTKVFNIGGH, encoded by the coding sequence ATGGCACGGCGCAAAAAGGGCAGGGCGGTCGATGGCTGGCTGGTCCTCGACAAACCCTACGACATGGGATCAACCGAAGCGGTATCCAAACTGCGATGGCTCTTTGATGCTCAGAAGGCCGGACATGCGGGCACCCTGGACCCGTTGGCCACAGGCATTCTGCCGATCGCCTTCGGTGAGGCGACGAAGACCGTCAGTTTCATTCAGGATGGCCTGAAGACATACCGCTTTACCGCTCGCTGGGGGGCTTCGACCACCACCGACGATCTTGAAGGTGATGTGTTGGAGACGTCGGACCATCGCCCGAGCAAGGCTGACATCTTGGACATTCTGCCGGAATTTACTGGCACGATCGAGCAGCGGCCACCGGCATTCTCCGCCATCAAGATTGACGGTGAACGGGCCTATGATCTGGCCCGGGATGGCGAGGCCGTTGTGCCGCCGGCCCGGGAAGTGACGATCCACTCCCTGCGGCTGGTCGACTGCACCAGTGCCGATGAGGCCGTGTTTGAAGCTGTGACGGGCAAGGGGACCTATGTGCGGGCCGTTGTCCGCGACATGGCCGAAGCCTTGGGCACGCGCGCCCATGTCTCGGCCTTGCGCCGCACGGCCGTGGGCCCCTTCACCGAGGATATGGCGGTCACTTTCGAAGAGCTGACCGGGCGTGATGCTCTGGCGCGGCTGGAGCCGGGTGACCGGAATGTCGACCGGTATGACGACCACCTGACCGGCATTGAGCAGGCGATGACCGAATATCCGTCGGTCAGCATCGGTCGGAGTGAGGCCGCACGCCTGTCCTCGGGCGGCGCCGCTATTCTGCCAATTGCGCAGGTCGGTCCGATCCGCAACGGGCAGGCGGACGATATCGAACCGGTTCTCGCCATGGAAGGTGACCGGCCCATCGCCCTTTGCCGCCTTGAAGGGCTGAAACTGCTGCCGACCAAGGTGTTTAACATCGGCGGGCACTGA
- the rbfA gene encoding 30S ribosome-binding factor RbfA, whose translation MAKRFSTTAGPSQRQLRAGELMRHVLAEIFQRGEVHDPDMPREPITISEVKASPDLRNATVFISVLGSDNVQEAAKKLNVASGRIRAAMGAKLTMKYTPQLVFRADDRFDEAAKIDKLLNRDDVKRDL comes from the coding sequence ATGGCTAAACGATTTTCCACGACCGCAGGACCCTCCCAGCGCCAGTTGCGCGCGGGCGAGCTGATGCGGCACGTCCTCGCAGAAATTTTCCAACGCGGTGAAGTGCATGACCCGGACATGCCCAGGGAGCCGATCACGATCAGCGAAGTGAAGGCGTCCCCCGACCTGCGCAATGCGACGGTCTTTATCTCCGTCCTGGGGTCCGACAATGTCCAGGAAGCGGCGAAAAAGCTGAACGTCGCATCGGGCCGCATTCGCGCGGCCATGGGGGCAAAGTTGACCATGAAATACACGCCGCAGCTGGTGTTCAGGGCTGACGACCGATTTGACGAGGCCGCGAAGATCGACAAGCTGCTGAATCGCGACGACGTAAAACGCGATCTTTAG
- a CDS encoding phosphoadenylyl-sulfate reductase, which yields MTLSASAENSVDIREARARSLAAKYANATPSEILDVAINEEFVDEITLVSSFGAESAVLLHLVAQVAPDTPVLFIDTGKHFAQTPIYRRKLARQLGLTNVIDLKPATDEAAEIDPDGSLWQSDTDACCTLRKVRPLNKALDGYSAWITGRKQFHGGARVHLPVFEFKGTHFKVNPIVSWKPEDVDTYFKAHDLPPHPLVEQGFPSIGCWPCTHPVAPGDDVRAGRWRGQSKTECGIHRS from the coding sequence ATGACACTGTCTGCTTCTGCCGAAAACAGCGTTGATATCCGTGAGGCTCGGGCCCGATCGCTCGCGGCGAAATACGCCAATGCGACGCCCAGCGAAATTCTGGACGTCGCAATCAATGAAGAGTTCGTGGATGAGATTACACTCGTCTCCTCCTTCGGTGCGGAATCCGCCGTGCTCCTGCATCTCGTGGCGCAAGTGGCACCGGACACGCCGGTTCTCTTTATCGACACGGGCAAGCATTTCGCCCAGACACCCATCTATCGGCGCAAGCTGGCGCGGCAGCTGGGCCTGACGAATGTCATCGATCTCAAGCCTGCCACCGATGAAGCGGCGGAGATCGATCCCGATGGCTCGTTGTGGCAGTCCGATACCGATGCATGCTGCACGTTGCGAAAAGTCCGTCCCCTGAACAAAGCGCTTGATGGCTATTCAGCCTGGATCACTGGCCGCAAGCAGTTCCACGGCGGGGCACGCGTGCATCTGCCGGTTTTCGAATTCAAGGGTACCCATTTCAAGGTCAATCCGATCGTCAGCTGGAAGCCCGAGGATGTGGATACCTATTTCAAGGCCCATGACCTGCCGCCGCATCCGCTGGTCGAGCAGGGTTTTCCTTCCATCGGGTGCTGGCCTTGTACCCATCCGGTGGCACCTGGCGATGATGTGCGTGCCGGCCGATGGCGGGGACAGTCAAAGACAGAGTGCGGCATCCACCGCAGCTGA